From the genome of Blastocatellia bacterium, one region includes:
- a CDS encoding M20/M25/M40 family metallo-hydrolase produces RALAEAPDIDAVLRNDVGVAWSEGEGRKLIELIMAPALNVRGLRAGHVGPMAQNAIPTEATASIDFRLVPNQTPEGVRRRVEDHIRRQGFHIVSETPDLSLRRRHPRLVKLEWGPGYPPARTSMDAPVSQAVIRLLTDALGTPIVALPTLGGSVPMYLFLDVLKTPVIGVPIVNHDNNQHGANENLRLQNLWDGIEMFAVLLAGLGHAF; encoded by the coding sequence GCGGGCGCTCGCCGAAGCCCCGGATATTGATGCCGTGCTTCGCAACGATGTTGGAGTGGCCTGGAGCGAAGGGGAGGGGAGAAAGCTCATCGAGTTGATCATGGCTCCCGCGCTCAATGTGCGAGGACTTCGCGCCGGCCACGTCGGTCCGATGGCGCAGAACGCCATTCCCACCGAAGCGACGGCTTCGATTGACTTCCGGCTCGTCCCCAATCAAACGCCGGAGGGCGTGCGCCGTCGCGTCGAGGATCATATTCGTCGTCAGGGATTCCACATCGTCTCGGAGACGCCCGATCTCTCGCTGCGACGGCGCCATCCTCGCCTCGTCAAGCTGGAGTGGGGACCGGGTTATCCTCCCGCCCGCACCTCCATGGATGCGCCCGTCTCTCAAGCCGTCATTCGACTCCTGACCGACGCTCTGGGGACACCCATCGTCGCGCTTCCCACTTTGGGCGGGAGCGTGCCCATGTACCTTTTTCTCGATGTCCTCAAAACGCCGGTCATCGGCGTGCCCATCGTCAATCACGATAACAATCAACATGGGGCCAACGAAAATCTCCGCCTGCAGAACCTGTGGGATGGAATCGAGATGTTCGCCGTCCTGCTGGCTGGTCTCGGTCATGCGTTTTAG
- the npdG gene encoding NADPH-dependent F420 reductase yields MTIAVIGGTGKEGRGLVLRLATQASEEVIIIGSRQREKARAVAAELNLLAKHATIIGQENRDAARQADVIILTVPYSAHERTIREIAEEMAGKILVDATVPLDPTNPCRLKRRSELSAAEEAQALLGDTVKVVAAFQNVSARALRALDEPVQCDVLVCGDDAEAKGRVMRLITRMGFRALDAGPLEMARLVEALTPLLISLNLRYRSKTTGIRITGLDHRHDP; encoded by the coding sequence GTGACGATTGCTGTCATCGGCGGAACCGGGAAGGAAGGGCGTGGATTGGTGCTTCGATTGGCCACGCAGGCGTCCGAGGAGGTGATCATCATCGGCTCGCGCCAACGGGAAAAAGCTCGCGCGGTCGCGGCCGAACTGAATCTCCTGGCGAAGCACGCGACCATCATCGGTCAGGAGAACCGGGACGCCGCGCGCCAGGCCGACGTGATTATTCTCACCGTCCCGTACTCGGCACATGAGCGGACGATTCGAGAGATCGCCGAAGAGATGGCGGGGAAAATCCTCGTTGATGCGACGGTGCCGCTGGATCCGACCAATCCCTGCCGGTTGAAACGGCGCTCGGAGCTATCGGCGGCCGAAGAAGCCCAGGCCCTTCTCGGCGACACGGTCAAAGTGGTCGCCGCGTTTCAAAACGTCTCGGCGCGTGCGCTGCGGGCCCTCGATGAGCCGGTTCAGTGCGATGTTCTCGTCTGTGGCGATGATGCCGAGGCCAAGGGACGGGTGATGAGACTCATCACCCGGATGGGGTTCCGCGCCCTCGATGCCGGACCTCTGGAGATGGCGCGGTTGGTCGAAGCCCTCACGCCGTTGCTCATTTCCCTCAATCTCCGTTACCGTTCGAAAACGACGGGCATTCGCATCACCGGTCTGGATCACCGGCACGACCCCTGA
- a CDS encoding LeuA family protein, which translates to MEENPLIYDWNRVGNDPPERRRIEFDDETLRDGLQSPSVTTPSIEDRIAILHLMVRLGIDSADIGLPGAGPHVVEAVTALAREIADSRLPIQPNCAARTLRADVQPIIDISEKVGIPIECCTFIGSSPIRQYAEDWTLDMMLRATEDAVTFAVSHGLPVMYVTEDTTRAHPDTLRKLYRTAIECGARRICLADTVGHATPAGVRALVSFIKQVVAETGEDVKIDWHGHNDRGLSVINTIAAIEAGVDRVHGTALGIGERCGNTPMDQLLVNLTLMGYIERDLSGLNEYCQTVSRACRVPIPFNYPVVGTDAFRTGTGVHAAAVIKAYKKNDIKLANTVYSGVPAHLFGLEQTIEIGPMSGKSNVIYWLEKRGIEPTEDRVERIFAYAKSSPTILSEQEVMRLV; encoded by the coding sequence GTGGAAGAAAACCCCTTGATCTACGATTGGAATCGCGTTGGCAATGATCCTCCCGAACGACGTCGGATCGAGTTCGACGACGAGACGCTGCGCGACGGTCTGCAATCGCCCTCGGTGACGACCCCTTCGATTGAGGATCGGATTGCGATTTTGCATTTGATGGTTCGTCTGGGCATTGATTCCGCCGACATCGGGCTTCCGGGAGCCGGGCCACATGTCGTCGAAGCGGTCACGGCGCTGGCCCGAGAGATTGCCGACTCCCGGCTGCCGATTCAGCCCAACTGCGCAGCCCGCACGCTGCGCGCCGATGTCCAGCCGATCATTGACATCTCGGAGAAAGTGGGAATTCCCATCGAGTGCTGCACCTTTATCGGGTCGAGTCCCATTCGCCAGTATGCCGAGGACTGGACGCTCGACATGATGTTACGGGCGACCGAAGATGCCGTCACCTTCGCCGTGAGTCACGGTCTGCCCGTGATGTACGTGACCGAGGACACGACTCGCGCACATCCGGACACCCTGCGGAAGCTCTATCGCACGGCCATCGAGTGTGGAGCGCGTCGAATCTGCTTGGCCGATACCGTCGGACATGCCACGCCGGCAGGGGTTCGGGCGCTCGTTTCGTTCATCAAACAGGTCGTGGCCGAGACGGGCGAGGATGTCAAAATTGACTGGCATGGCCATAATGATCGCGGACTGAGCGTCATCAATACGATTGCTGCCATTGAAGCGGGCGTGGACCGCGTTCACGGAACGGCTCTGGGTATCGGCGAACGCTGCGGGAACACGCCGATGGATCAACTGCTGGTGAATCTGACGCTCATGGGGTATATTGAGCGCGATCTGTCCGGGCTCAACGAATACTGTCAAACGGTCTCCCGCGCCTGTCGCGTGCCGATTCCCTTCAATTATCCGGTCGTGGGCACCGATGCCTTCCGCACGGGGACGGGAGTCCATGCTGCCGCCGTCATCAAGGCGTACAAAAAGAACGATATCAAACTGGCCAATACCGTGTATTCCGGTGTCCCGGCGCATCTGTTCGGGCTGGAGCAAACCATCGAGATCGGCCCGATGAGCGGCAAGTCGAACGTCATTTACTGGCTGGAGAAGCGAGGCATCGAACCCACCGAGGACCGCGTCGAACGCATCTTCGCCTACGCCAAATCCTCGCCCACCATCCTCAGCGAACAGGAGGTGATGCGGCTTGTTTAA
- a CDS encoding M20/M25/M40 family metallo-hydrolase — protein sequence MMSHPSVSAVLAEPAVVRAFTALDALSAETTREQITICEIAAPPFGEQARAEFFRRRFCELGLEAVHIDPEGNVIGLRPGRRDQKVIVVSAHLDTIFPETEIRVRSEGGRLYAPGISDNAVGLAGLLAIIKVLNQAEVATGATLVFLATVGEEGEGNLRGVRHFFLASSWRERVAAFLALEGSGIERIISRALGSRRYRLTFRGPGGHSWGDFGTSNPIHALAQVAVRLLEYPLPEIPATSLSITRIAGGEAINAIPREASMDLDVRSVSSAELEAIEAFLHRLVQTVVEQQRPRRASSGGLRAEIERRGERPAAEVSPDADIVRIAIEATRAVGALPSLECASTDANIPIALGIPALAIGVGGSAGNVHTLSEWFDPRGREQGLKRALLMILALAGLG from the coding sequence ATGATGTCTCATCCTTCGGTGAGCGCCGTGCTCGCCGAGCCCGCGGTGGTGCGGGCCTTCACCGCTCTCGATGCTCTGTCCGCGGAGACTACGCGCGAGCAGATCACCATCTGCGAGATCGCCGCTCCCCCCTTTGGCGAACAGGCGCGGGCGGAATTTTTCCGCCGTCGCTTCTGCGAGCTGGGGCTTGAGGCTGTTCATATTGATCCGGAGGGCAATGTCATCGGATTGCGACCGGGACGCCGGGATCAGAAGGTCATTGTCGTCTCGGCCCATCTGGATACGATCTTCCCGGAGACCGAGATCCGCGTGCGATCCGAGGGGGGACGCCTGTATGCTCCCGGCATCAGCGATAATGCCGTCGGGCTGGCGGGACTGCTGGCGATCATCAAAGTCCTCAATCAGGCGGAGGTCGCTACGGGAGCGACGCTCGTCTTCCTGGCTACGGTTGGTGAGGAGGGCGAAGGGAACCTCCGCGGCGTGCGCCATTTCTTTCTCGCCTCGAGCTGGCGCGAGCGGGTGGCCGCTTTCCTGGCATTGGAGGGATCGGGTATCGAGCGCATCATCTCACGGGCGCTGGGCTCCCGCCGCTACCGTCTCACCTTCCGGGGGCCCGGCGGTCACAGTTGGGGTGATTTCGGCACAAGTAACCCGATTCACGCTCTGGCGCAGGTAGCGGTTCGATTGTTGGAATATCCGTTGCCGGAGATCCCGGCAACGAGTTTGAGCATCACCCGCATCGCGGGCGGAGAAGCCATCAATGCCATTCCCCGAGAGGCTTCGATGGATCTGGACGTGCGCTCGGTATCCTCTGCCGAGTTGGAGGCCATCGAGGCGTTTCTCCATCGCCTGGTGCAAACGGTCGTCGAGCAGCAGCGACCCCGGCGGGCTTCCTCTGGCGGCCTTCGGGCTGAGATCGAACGTCGCGGCGAGCGACCGGCAGCCGAGGTGAGTCCCGACGCAGATATCGTGCGAATTGCCATCGAAGCCACTCGCGCCGTCGGAGCCCTCCCCTCGCTCGAATGCGCCTCGACCGACGCCAACATCCCCATCGCCCTGGGCATCCCCGCCCTCGCCATCGGTGTCGGTGGCAGCGCCGGAAACGTTCATACCCTCAGCGAGTGGTTCGATCCGCGGGGTCGAGAACAAGGCTTGAAACGGGCATTGCTGATGATTCTGGCGCTCGCGGGACTGGGGTGA
- a CDS encoding DUF4331 family protein — translation MKRSLVLVIVLATLAGLLVLRYLAKSSDHDDSPLRQMEARQDANITDMYAFVRGSDLVVILSTNPRIPPTASDYTFPTDVEFAINIDADAPLAPDGTLLDKSAVQEDVVIRIRFKPDGTAEIKGPFSMFYAGLRDDPFIRGPRMGRNTACIVVQTPLKAILKEQSTVLIWATAKVDGLGGPFQDIFGAPFLSQFNRSLNVVHPRDHFREFGFGPDVLVLDTSRPSGFPNGRLLTDDVVDMVNHMLTTDPQKIPISPKDFTERIMKTDWPYPSVNDLPFSPDFPYLAPPHRAVNP, via the coding sequence ATGAAAAGGTCCCTGGTGCTTGTGATCGTGCTGGCGACGCTGGCTGGTCTTTTGGTGCTTCGCTATCTGGCCAAAAGTTCCGACCATGACGATTCTCCCTTGCGGCAGATGGAGGCCCGGCAGGATGCCAACATCACCGATATGTATGCGTTTGTGCGGGGCTCCGATTTGGTCGTCATCCTCAGTACCAATCCGAGAATCCCTCCGACAGCATCCGACTACACCTTCCCCACCGATGTGGAGTTCGCCATCAATATTGACGCGGATGCACCGCTTGCGCCCGACGGGACGCTGCTTGATAAAAGCGCCGTTCAAGAGGACGTCGTCATTCGGATTCGCTTCAAGCCCGATGGGACGGCCGAAATCAAAGGGCCGTTCTCCATGTTCTATGCCGGACTGCGCGATGATCCGTTCATTCGTGGTCCCCGCATGGGGCGCAATACGGCCTGCATCGTCGTGCAAACGCCGCTCAAAGCGATCCTCAAGGAACAAAGCACCGTGCTCATCTGGGCTACGGCCAAGGTGGATGGACTCGGCGGACCGTTCCAGGATATCTTCGGTGCTCCCTTCCTCTCGCAGTTCAATCGGAGCCTCAATGTCGTTCATCCCCGGGATCACTTTCGCGAGTTCGGGTTTGGTCCCGATGTGCTGGTGCTGGATACATCTCGACCCTCCGGGTTCCCCAACGGTCGGCTTCTGACGGACGATGTCGTGGACATGGTCAATCACATGCTGACGACCGATCCCCAGAAGATACCCATTAGCCCGAAGGACTTCACCGAGCGCATCATGAAAACGGATTGGCCGTATCCCTCGGTCAATGACCTCCCGTTTTCCCCGGACTTTCCCTATCTTGCGCCGCCCCATCGGGCTGTGAACCCTTAA